GAACTTCTTCAATAGGAAAGTGGAGGCAAGTGGTTAGGGTGTGTGTACAAACTCTTACTGGAGATAAGGTACATTTTGGGTTCGTGCGTTTTAATTTGTCTAAATCTTCTCTGCAGTATCAAGAGACGAGTAACCTGGTTATTGTTTTGCTATCAGATTCGTCAGTTATGTTGGAAAACGCCATTGCGAAATGCTAACGCAATTATAACCTTCAAATAGAAGTGGAAAGCCTTGACTGGAGAACACAAGTGCTTTTTAGTGGTATAATTTGTTACTTTATCTGTCAATTGGTGTTTTGCTTAATATTCTTATTGGTTTCACCTTGTTTGATGACGATTCTGATCCCCAATTTCAATATGAATCTTATAGATGATTCCAAAACAAAAAAGAGCACAGGTTCAAGAGTGACTTGGTTATTGTTTCGCTTTCAGATTTGTCAGTTGCCTTTGGAAGTGCCATTGCTAACACAACAGTTCAATTACAACCTTCAAAGAGGAGTGGAAAGCACTGACTGGAGAATGAGAGCGCCAGTGTGTTGGTAGAAGTTGTTACTTTATCTGTCAACTGGCGTTTTGCTTAGTTTTCTTATTTGTGTCAGTTTGTTTGATGACCATTCTTATCTCTGATTTCCATCTTTTAATATTCTCTTATAGATGATTCCAAAACAAAAAAGAGCTGAGCTTGTTCTTTTTTCTATCTATAATCtctgaaaggaaaaaaatgtacATTGTGTGCCATGAGACCACCTTATCCTTTCAAAATCTATATGATACTTATGTAATAACATTAACGGCTTCTGACTGTTTGCTTATTGTAAGTTGTAAATCATTCTTGGTATGCTGGAGATGATGCTTTTACTCCTTATGAggatgtttttttttctcttgataCAAGACAATATAAGATGTCTTAGTAATTGCCAAAAATTTCTAGTATGATATGCTGGTTCTTGGTACACGAATCCAAAACTGTGATCAGCTTATCTAGCGATCAAGGACGActgggaaaaaaaaaagaaaggctgaGGACAATATTTGTTACTAGCCTATCAATTTATTGGGCACTGTACGAAATATTTGAAATACAGGAAAGAAATATCATTCAGGTAAGATTTCTAAAGGGGTTGCAAATGGATGGTGAGTCACTTTGTCTTTCACAATCGATGGGAAATCCTCTCCTTGATCAGACTATCCCATGCTTTGTCTGGAGGGGGCCAAAGAATCAATTAGTAATATGCCTTTTATTGCCAAAAGACCTCCATGTCATGAACTTTGTTTAAAGCTACTACACTTATGGGCATCCGATCCTTTGGTGGTGAGGTAGAACATAAAAGACGAACTTTCAACATTGAGAGTAGGCATTCTTCTATTGTATTGCTTTCATTTAGATGGGATATATTATCCTTATTTGGTAGTATTTCCTTTTCTTCTGGTTCTTTTTCCTTATGTAATTCATGTGCCATAAACAATGAAGGTTCTGCAATCTCCATGACATGTTTAGTCAAAGGCCATTGCACTATATCTGTGAATAGTTGGACCATCTTTGAAGATCACATCATTTGGTCTTGTGTCTTTCAACATTTCAAGCAACATGATACCATAGCTATAAACATCTCCAAGATTTTCCAACCTCCCGATCCGTACTCTACAAGATAAGAACAAACTGTTAGGACACCCAGGGCATGCCAATAAGATTTTAAGGTAAATGTGGAAGCTCCTATGCTGTTTAGTATGTAAACTTATATGGTTCAGGGGTCAGAAAGATGTATATAAGGTTCGGATGCTTTCTAACTTGTACATATTAATAAAGGGGAAAATATGATATTTGgattatatgaatatatattataaatgcCTGGTGGAATACTGGGATATATCCTATGGAACCTTTTAGCGCGTCAAAACTTTGATTACTCCATGAAGTATTTGATGATTTAGTGAGAATCTTTGCCAATTCAAAGCCACAAAGCAACATCTACTGCTATGTTCGACCTCTGGATAATGCTTAGACTCATTTTGTGGCAGCATTCACTCTTTGAATGCAGCCAATCAGCTAGGCCGCGATCTCCAAAACTAGACATTTGAAGTCATTGCCTTGGCAATCAACCCTTGAACAGACATTTATTATCTTTAGAAGATTGCGATGTCTAATATTTTTCAAAGCTCTGTATTCATCCAAGAAGCTCCGTAAAGCCCCTCTCTGTTGTAGGCTTAGTACTTTGACCGCTATAGTGATATTCTTATCCCTGAAGTGCCCTTGGTATACCGAACCAAAGTTCCTCTACCAACCAGGTTATCCTCATTGAACCCCTTGgttgattttaaaatatccTCATAAGTGACTCTCCCTGCCATAGCTAGATCATTATCATATGAATGTCCGAATTGCTGACCTGTTGAAGAGGTTGAACCAAGATATCTCTTTTCTTGGGTTCCTAATTATGCAATAAGCAGCAAATGAACATAATAGCAAAACTAGAAGGGAAACTGTTCTTGCTACTATTGCTCCTGAACCAATCTTTTTGGTTGATGAGTGATTTCTATGTTTACTACATGCAGGTAAATCAAAGATGGGCTGACCTCCACATAGTTTACGACTCCTTGAAACAGAAGCTGAAACTGCACCTGCATTTGAAAAGAATTGTGGAATTTTCCACCAAACTAGTTATTGCTGATACCCAAGTTCTCTAATCTGACACAAGTGTGGAGGTTGCTTGAAACTTCACCTGATAGTTTGTTAATGTGACAAATCCAATTCCTTGAGATTTGTCAACCTCCCACTTCTAATGGGAAAGAAGCACTCAACAAGTTAGGTCCCAATTGTAAAGAAATTGAAAGAGAAGATATACCTGCAACCTCTTTTGGTATGTAGCCAACAAGATTGTTTCCAGTAAGGTTTAGCACTACTGGTACACTTTCCAAGAACTGCAGGTATGTTACCTTCTAGTCTATTGTTCTCCATGTATAAAGTTGTCAGCCTCCCTGAAAACTTATTTCCATCCAACTCCAGTCCTTGAAGGCGTTGAAGCTTGCATAGAGACTCGACTGCCCCTGAAGTTGTTATTAACAAGTGATGATCTGATCAAATTCACAAGGTTCCCCAGTCCAGCAGGAACAGTGCCATGCCTCATATTAAAACCTAGATCAAGTACATTAAGCTTCTCTGAAAAGTTTGCAATTGAAATCGGAAGTTCTCCTTCAAAAGAATTGTCTAGAAAGCTCAAAACCTCCAATCTCGAAAGTTTAATTAGGAAATCAAGAAACctgacaacaacaacatacccagtggaatcctacaaagtggggtctggggagggtagagtgtacgcaaaccttaccactacctcgtagaggtagagaggctgtttccaaaagacccACGGCTCAAGTGAATCAAACCcaggaaaaaggaagaaaacaatgaagaaagcataagagagagaagaacaacaacaacaaataaaatgataaacaaAATGCAATAAACAACATATGGCAATATCTATAAGGGCACGACCTATGACCTGCACTATACCTCTACAAGGCAAGACAACGCTCTACctctactagccttctatcctaataaGCGACCTCCACTTCTTCCTATCTAGAATCATGTCATCGGTAATATGAAGTCGCGTCATGTCATAACGAATCACCTCgccccaatactttttcggcctacccctaccccGCCGCGTACCCCCTACATCCAACTCCTCACACCTCTACACTGGTGCGTCGGCGTACCTCCTatgcacatgtccaaaccatcttagtTTTGCTTTTCTCATCTTGTCCGCCACTGAAGTCGTTCCCACCTTCTCTCGAATAACTTCATTCCTAATCTTTTCACTCTTATTATGCCCACAATCCATCTCAATATCCTCATTTCTGcgacatgcatcttctgaatatgagagttcttgactggccaacactccaccccatacaACAAAGACAGTCTATTCATCATTCTGTAGAACTTATCtctaagtttaggtggtaccttCTTGTCACACAAGACTCCAGAGGCAAGACTCCATTTCATCCAAGCAGCCCCAATGCGATGTGTGATATCATCgtcgatgtccccactactctggatgacggacccaagatatttaaaatttttgctCTTGGGAATAGTCTATGAGGCAAGCCTAACTTCTACAGCCGGATCAGCCAACGCCacactgaatttgcactccaaatactccgttttggtcctgctcaatctAAAACCTTTGGACTCCAGAGTTTGTCTCCAcacctccaacctatcattaactctgtctcgagtctcatcaatcagtaCTATATCATCCGCAAATAgtatacaccatggaacctcatCCTGAATATGCCGCgtcagctcatccatcaccatGGCAAATAAGAACGGGCTTAGCACCGATCCTTGATGTATACCCATCTCTACTGGGAAGGGATCCGATTCCCGCCCCCCCAAACCGTTTTAACCCGGGTCTTGGCTCCATCATATATGTCCCttatcgccctaatatacaccattGGGGACACCTTTGGCCTCCAAACACCTCCAAAGGACCTCTCTCCgaactttgtcataagccttctccagatcaatgaacaccatatgcaggtccctcttcttttctctatatttctccaccagtctccgcaTAAGGTGGATTGCTTCAGTATTCGATCTCCCCTGcatgaatccaaattgattCTCGGAAATAGACACTCCTcccctcaccctcatctccaccactctctcccaaactttcatagtgtggcttagcaaTTTGATACCCTTGTAACTGTGGAAATCCTCCTATCAAGAAACCTCGGATCCATATTTCCATTTTCTCCAAGTGTAGTGAACTCTAAGTTGAGCTATACAAATGTTGCAATTTTCCTAGACCTGTTGGAATAGTTCCAGTGAGTCCATTTCCAGAAAAATCAAGAAGAGTAAGCCTGGAAGCAATTGATAATGAAACAGAAATTGGTCCTGTGAACTTGTTCAGACCACCAGCAAATACCTCAAGCTCTGGAAGTTTGGCCTATATCTGGTGGAAGTTCTCCATAAAGCATGTTCTCAGCAATAGAGAAAAAGCTAATGGAGGAGATATTGTAGATAGATTGAGGAATTTTACCAGTCAATTGATTTGAAGAAATTTGGAAAATCCAAGTTTTGCAATAGGCCAAGATCCAAAGGTATTGGTCCTTGAATATTGTTTCTTGTAAGTGAAACTCGAAAGACCCTAAAGAGACTATAAATTTCCTATCCAAGGTGGAAATCCTCCTGTGAGATTGTTTATTCCAAGCCCCAAGTAAATCAGCTTTGATAATGAACTGAGGTGATCATGTGTTGTCCCAACAAGACCATTGGATTCTAGAGAAAGTACTATAAGTTCTGTACAGGAAGTCAGATTAGTAGGAATTTCCCGGTGAAAGAATTCCAAGTGGGATTGAGATGTTGCAGGTGCAACAAGTTCCCAATTTTTTTGTAGAATTTGACCATGGAAGCTATCGTTTCGAAGATTAATGCCCGTGAGGAACTTAAGGTTCCTATTGAAAAGCGGTATTGGGCCAACGAGATTTTTTGACCTCAAGTCAAGAATCATGACTCTTTCATTGGAGGCACTGCATGTTATACCTGTCCAGTTGCAGTAATGAAGAGAATTGTTTCAAGAAGCTATAAGCTTGAAATGGATCCTCACTGATTTTACTTTTGAAGTCTAGGAAAGCCAGCTTATCAGCTTCATTTTCGATAAATTTGGACCCTGAGATTGCCAGGGACATAACAAGAATTGAACACTGGAAATATGACAGACTCCACTTGGTGTCCAGACAAGGCTGCACCATCTTTCTTGAAGTACACAAACACAGTAAATAATAAAAAGGAAAGTTTTAGAATGAGACATCAACTTCAGGCTGAATTTTCAGTAGTTCAGTCTAGTTTGTAAGTATTTATCCCAATTAAGGAGCTCACTTCTGTCAAGCACACAATTTACCAGTTCTTTCAACCTtagttgagactgaaaatgacaAGAAAGTATCTGCATAAACTGAAGAATTCATGGGATGATCTCCTCTATTCAAGCAGTTTATGTAACCACAGACGATTTGACCGACCCTACTCCTGCTACGATATTTGCACAATTAGATGCTACTGCTATCTAAGACATAGCATAAATTCTACCATAACATAATTGTTCTTAGTGGATGACTGTTTCTCAGTTTTACAAGCTTGTTTAGTCTATATCCCTGAAGATAAGGTGTATTAGAGGGTGggaaaaatacaattaatataaaataccGTTTGTATAACTTGTTTTAACTACTTCCctttaggggtgttcatggttttgattttgattttgaccaataaccgacccaaatcAATCCGTGAACAACCCTACTTCCCTTCAAAGAAAttagttttcttatttttaagaaacttttcctaaaaaaattaaatatatatattttttaaaaagtatattttcCCTCCATACTGAACACAcccttaatttcaagtatgaacgCCAATCATAGATAGAGGTTTTCAAGATAACTATTATTTGTTCGTTGCATTTGATCCAAAATACCAATCGtgacatatataaaattaaaactcATTCTTAAGATCAAGTTTAAACcactatattaaaattaaataatctttctattttaagattttttgtATCGTTTTAACTTAAtacgaaattttaaaaaataaaaaagacttaTGAATCTTATGgtataaaattaaagatatgtagaatgtTCCTAAACGCTCTTTAATAATAAAGATAAGTGTCAACAACACATCTAAATTATTCCTCTTTCATAGCTAAACTATTGGGAGTGTGAGTCACATATCTAAACTATTACTTCtcagtttgagaaacacacccagtggtgtgtgtaatacactctctctatactctctattttttgaatttttttttgccaCATggctaaaatattttatattgataaaaattaaataaactattaatattagttaaaagttaaaactaaagtatttctatcccaaaaaaaatattattttttaaaaaaatgaaattattttttaaaaaagttaattttttttttaaaaagttatttttctcaTTCATGTGTAtgtatctaacacaaaacgagaa
This Solanum dulcamara chromosome 1, daSolDulc1.2, whole genome shotgun sequence DNA region includes the following protein-coding sequences:
- the LOC129901546 gene encoding uncharacterized protein LOC129901546, which encodes MVQPCLDTKWSLSYFQCSILVMSLAISGSKFIENEADKLAFLDFKSKISEDPFQAYSFLKQFSSLLQLDRVRIGRLENLGDVYSYGIMLLEMLKDTRPNDVIFKDGPTIHRYSAMAFD